Within Quercus lobata isolate SW786 chromosome 5, ValleyOak3.0 Primary Assembly, whole genome shotgun sequence, the genomic segment GACAGAGAGGCACACACGAATTGGAGAGATTGAGTGGGCTTTTTGAGCTGTAACAAGTTTTGGGCTGGACTTAAAAACGTAGGGCTAAAAGAGAACTAAAAAAGAGGCgctaagagagagaaaaagaaaatgaggcactgaacagaaaagaaagaaggaggcGCTGAACAGAgggaacaaaagaaaagaggcaCTGAAGCAGAAAAAGGGGCtgaacaggaaaaaaaaaaaaaaaaaaaaaaaaaaaaaggcgttgaattaaagggggaaaaacgctaaaacaaaaagaagaggaaaagggaGGCGCTGAAGGGCTGAAACAGAAAAGACAGAGGGCTGAAACTGAAAGGCAGAGGTGCTAAAACTGAGAGACAGAGGGCTGAAACAAAAAGACAGAGGGCTGAAACAGAAAAGGGAGAAGGCTAAAACTGAAAGGCAGAGGTGCTGAAACTAAAAGATAGAGGGTTGAAACTGAAAAGAGAAAGGGCTGAAACTGAAAGACAGAGGCTGAACTGGGAGGACTGAGACAAGATATATTTTCGGCATTTATTTTCCTTCGAATCTCCTCAAAAAAATGATGGTGAATTCgtttatgttgaatttaatttttagcatgaactaaattttctttattctaggaaaaCGATGAAATCTAATTCCAAACTATGCTTGCTTTTTCTATGGTAATTTGAATTAATTCTCTTCATGtttgtctaatttattttgagcttattgcttctaattaactggccattaattagatgattttgATCTTGTGATTTGCTGTCGAAAGAGGGAATTATAGGatagatcttgaatatttcagcagaggtaaatatagagatcgaaagacttatatgaacctatgtagtattaaaatcattggtcttaatgctttcttactttattaaattgcatactcTTGTATAAATTGATGAACAAGAATGTTTCCAATTGACTGTCGAAAGAGGCTTTTGGAAGAGTTTGGAGATTACTaacaaacagagagaattaaattcaattagctaAATGAGTAAAGCATAGTGAGAGATTAGGTGAAATTGATTTCCTAgaagtttctttctcattaagttgattttcaagcaacatctttcttttcctctacgtatcttttatttaaattgattttaatttgaattacaATTACAAAAACCTTAGTGACTTTTCTAGATAAAATCGAGATTagcataattttggtatttgtcaaaagtaagtTACCAATCCCTGAGGAGGATACTCTTTTCATcactttactataaaactacGATACTGTGCACTTGCAGTTTTGCACCGATCAAGTTTTTGGCGCCGTTGCCGGGGTTtgatttcttcttatttttgtcaatatcaataaaaagtaatcttggttttaatttagaattgtattttatttcatctatttatatttattttttttttctccaggTGTGTTTTTGACGATGGATGCGCCATGCTAGAACTCGAAACATTATTCCTTTTGATCCGGAGTTTGAATGAACTTTTAGattacaaagaaagaagaaagtacTAGCCATGGCTGACGGAGAACAAAATGCACAGCCACCCACCTTGAAGGATTATGTACGGCCAGTTGTGAATGAAAACAATTCAGGCATAAGACGCCAGACCATTAATGCCAACAATTTTGAGCTCAAACCAGCGTTAATCAGCATGGTACCACAAGCCCAATTTGGTGGATCACCACTTAATGATCCCAATATTCATTTGGCGATGTTTTTGGAGATTTGCAATACCGTAAAAATGAATGGTGTTACTGAAGACACCATTAGACTGAgattgtttcctttttctttgagGGACAAGGCTAGAGGTTGGCTACAATCTCTACAACTGGGAAGCATCACTAGTTGGCAAGACATGGCAGAAAAGTTTCTTGCTAAATTCTTTCCACCTGCAAAAACAGCCCAACTCAGGAGTGAGATTGGTCAATTCAGGCAAAATGATTTTGAGTCACTCTATGAAGCATGGGAAAGGTATAAAGATTTGATTCGGCGTTGCCCTCAACATGGATTTTCGAATTGGTTGCAAATTCAGATGTTCTATAATGGGTTAAATGGGCAAACTCAAACCATAGTTGATGCTGCTTCTAGTGGAACTTTGATGTCAAAGACAGTTAAGGGTGTTACTTCTCTTTTGGAAGAAATGGTCTTAAACAACTATCAATGGCCAATTGAAAGAACTATGGCTAAGAAAGTTGCTGGGATTCATGAATTGGATCCGTTTGCAGCCCTCTCAGCTCAAGTTGCTTCTCTATCTCATCAGGTTTCAACCTTAACAACCCAAAGAATACCACAAAGTGCAGAATATGTAGCAGTTTCAAGTATGACAGTTCCGATGAATGAAGTAAGTCAAGAACAAGTTCAATACATCAACAATCGAAACTACAACTATCGTGGAAATCCTATGCCAAATTACTACCATCCAGGACTTCGAAATCATGAGAATTTTTCTTATGGAAACACGAAGAATGTGCTACAACCTCCTCCAGGGTTTGATAGTCAACCAAGCGAGAAGAAGATGTCACTTGAGGATGCCATGGTTTCCTTTGTTGAGGAGACCAAAGCAAGGTTTAAAAAGAGTGATTCACGGTTGGATAACATTGAGACTCATTGTAACAATATGGCAGCCACTATGAAAAATCTTGAAGTGCAAATTGGGCAACTAGCCACAACCATCAATGCCCAACAAAGATGAACTTTTCCAAGCAATACAGAAGTGAATCCAAAGGAACAATGCAAGGCCATTATACTTAGGAGTGGAAGAGAAATTGAATGGTCACCATCAAAGGAAACCGAGTCCACCCCTACAACTCCAAACAATGGCCAAAGCAAGAATAAAGTAGAAGAAGAGGAGATTGTTGATGATACACTAAGAGAGATTGACATGCCTCCATCAATTTCATTTCCTGACAATCCTCCTATTCTCTCTACTCCACTTCCTTATCCTCaacgttttcaaaaacaaaaatttgataagcaattttctaagtttttagatatttttaagaaaattcacataaatattCCTTTTGTAGATGCCTTGGAACAAATGCCAAATTATGCAAAATTCCTGAAAGACATCATTTCCAAGAAGAGAAGGTTGGAGGAGTTTGAAACAATGAAGCTTTCTGAAGAATGTAGTGTCATTCTTCAAAAGAAATtacctcaaaaattaaaagatcaAGGGAGTTTCACTTTGCCTTGCACTATTGgagattcatttttttataaagttttatGTGATCTTGGTGCTAGCATTAATCTTATGCCACTTTCTGTTTACAAGAAATTGGGACTTGGAGAGATGAAACAAACAACCGTTTCTTTGCAACTAGCAAACCGATCCATCAAATATCCACATGGAATCATAGAAGATGTATTGGTAAAGCTGAATAAGTTTATTTTTCCTGCTGATTTTGTAGTATTAGATATGGAGGAAGACCAAGAAGTACCACTAATTCTTGGCTGACCATTCTTGTCTACGGGAAGGGTTTTAATTGATGTTCAAAAGGGTGAGTTAACATTGAGAGTAAACAAGGAAGAGGTTATGTTCAACATCTACCAAGCAATGAGATTTCCAGAAGATCCAAGCACTTGCTTTCGAGTAGATGTTCCATACTAATGCTAATGGATTCGGGTCCATAACCTCGGGTTCCAATGTACGAGATCTTGTAGCACTTACCAATGAGGCCCTATCAATTAGTATTACACAGAAGAAATTAATTATAGACACTAATATAATTAGATCTGCTCTTCATAGACAAACTTGGGATTTACAATCCCAGGTAAGATCGGTTCATGATCATGGGATCCTTTTCTATCAGATAGGAAGGGCTGTTGCACAAAATGTACTTCTAAGTAATTGCTCCATAGATCCTATATCTATCTATATGAAGAAGAAATCATGTAATGAAGGGGATTCTTATTTGTACAAATGGTACTTCGAACTTGGAACGAGCATGAAGAAATTAACGATACTTCTTTACCTTTTGAGTTGTTCTACCGGATCGGTCGCTCAAGACCTTTGGTCTTTACCCGGACCCGATGAAAAAAATGGGATCACTTCTTATGGACTTGTTGAGAATGATTCTGATCTAGTTCATGGCCTATTAGAAGTAGAAGGCGCCCTAGTGGGATCCTCACAGACAGAAAAAGATTGCATTCAGTTTGATAACGATCGAATGACATTACTTCTTCGGCCCGAACCAAGGAATCCTTTAGATATGATGCAAACTGGATCTTGTTCTATCGTTGATCAGAGATTTCTCTATGAACAATACGAATCGGAGTTTGAAGAAGAAGGGGAACGAGAAGGAGTCCTCGACCCGCAACAGATAGAGGAGGATTTATTCAATCACATAGTTTGGGCTCCTAGAATATGGCGCCCTTGGGGCTTTCTATTTGATTGTATCGAAAGGCCCAATGAATTGGGATTTCCCTATTGGGCTAGGTCATTTCGGGGCAAGCGGATCATTTATGATGAAGAGGATTGAGCAATGTGTAGTAGAAGCCTTTCAAGAAGATGTGCCAACAGATCACCTAGAACAATGTATCACCACTTCATCTCATGCTCATGACTTTAATAACTCTGCTGTTTATGAATCTGATTTACCTTTTGTTAGTGGATAAATATTTGCCTTGGGAGCATTGCAACAGGTTAAATCACTTAGCAATCAAGTGGAGAGGCTAGAACTGATAGTAGCAAAAATAGATTCTGTAATCTCTACAGAAAAAGTGCAGCAAACTACAACTCCAGAGTTGAAGCAATTGTCTGAGCATCTTTGCTATGCATTCTTGGGTGATAGTTACACCTTTCCAGTAATTGTTGTGGCATCACTTACAcccaaaaaagaggaaaagttgCTACGTGTGTTAAGAGAGCATAGAACAGCCTTAGGATAGACTATCTCTGACATAAAAGGTATAAGTCCATCCATTTGCATGCACAAGATTTTAATGGAGGAACTTTACAAACCGTCAATTGAGCCCCAAAGAAGATTAAATCCAGCAATGAAGGAAGTTGTGAGAGCTGAAATTTTGAAGCTCCTCAATGCTGGAATTATTTATGCTATTTCAGACAGCTCATGGGTAAATCCAGTGCAGGTTGTACCAAAAAAGGGTGGAATGACAGTGATGAAAAATGACAACAATGAGTTTATTCCTACAAGAACAGTCATGGGTTGGCGTGTATGTATGGATTACCGCAAGTTGAACAAAGCAACAAGGAATGATCATTTTCCACTTCCCTTCATTGATTAAATGTTGGATCGATTGGATGGGTATTCGTACTATTGCTTCTTATATGGTTATTCGGGGTATAACCAGATTGCCATAGCCCCCAAAGATTAGGAGAAAACTACATTCACATGCCCCTATGGAACATTTGCTTTTAGAAGGATGCCCTTTGGATTGTGCAATGCCCCAGCGACATTTTAACGTTACATAATGGTTATTTTTTCTGATATGGTGGAAGATATAATGGAAATTTTCATGGATGACTTTTCAGTTTTTGGTACATCTTTTGATCACTGTTTGCATAATTTGGCTCTTGTTTTGCAAAGATGTGAAGATAAAAATCTCATCCTAAACTGGGAGAAGTGCAATTTCATGGTTCAAGAAGGGATCGTGCTTGGCCATAGAGTGTCATCTAAAGGAATTGAGGTTGATCGAGCAAAAATTGCAACCATAGAAAAACTACCACCTCCAAAGAATGTGAAGGGAATCAGAAGCTTTTTGGGACATGCGGGATTTTATAGAAGATTTATAAAGGATTTTTCTAAACTCTCTAAACCTTTATGTAATcttcttgaaaaaaattctgCATTTGACTTTGATGATGTTTGTTTGCAGGCCTTCAATGCAATCAAGGAGAAACTTATTTCAGCACCAATTATGATTGTAGCTGATTGGAGTCAACCTTTTGGAGTCATGTGTGATGCAAGTGACTTTGCAATTGGAGCAGAGTTAGGACAAAGGTGAGACAAACTGTTTAGGGCCATATACTATGCAAGCCGGACATTGAATGAAGCTCAATTGAATTATACAACAACTAACAAAGAGATGCTTGCTGTAGTGTTTGCTTGTGACAAATTTTGGTCTTACCTCATTGGTACAAAGGTGATAATGTTCACTAATCATGCAGCACTTTGTTATTTGTTTGGCAAGAAGGATGCTCAACCTAGGCTAATTCGTTGGAtccttcttcttcaagaatTTGATTTGGAAGTTCGAGATAAGAAAGGAAGTGAAAATTCAGTTGCTGACCATCTCTCTCAGTTGGAACAAGAGGAAGTAAGACCAGATTTAGTGATCTAAGAAGCATTCCTTGATGAGCAGTTGTTTGCATGTGAGATCAAGCTTCCTTTTTATAGATATTGTAAACTACCTAGCTTGTAAGGTATTGCCACCAGATCTTACTTATCACCAACGTAAGAAGTTTTTGCATGATGTGAAATATTATCTTTGGGATGAGCCTTTGCTTTTCAAAAGATGCCCTGATCAAATCATCCGAAGATGTGAGCCAGAAGAGGAGATGCAAGCCATTCTCCATCATTGCCATTCCTCATCATATGGAGGACATTTTGGAGTAACACGAACAACAACTAAGGTACTTCAAATTGGTTTCTTTTGGCCTTCTATTTTTCGTGATAGTTATACTTTGGTGAAAACTTGTGATTAGTGCCAACGTATGGGAAATATTTCAAGGCGTCAGGAGCTACCATTGAAAAATATCTTAGAGGTTGAGTTATTTGATGTTTGGGGAATTAATTTTATGGGTCCTTTTCCTCATTCTTTTGGCTTTGTTTATATCTTGTTAGCAGTTAATTATGTGTCAAAATGGGTGGAGGCAATTGCTGCAACAACAAATGATGCAAAGGTAGTGCTCAAATTTCTACATAAGAACATATTCACAAAATTTGGCACTCCACGAGCTATTATTAGTGATGAAGGGACCCACTTTTGCAACAAGTTGTTCGACAACCTTCTTTCTAAATATGGTGTGAAGCACATAATAGCACTTGCCTACCCTCCTCAAACTAATGGTCAAgctgaaatttcaaataaagaaatcaagaaTATCCTTGAGAAGATGGTCAACACCAATAGAAAGGATTGGGCGAAGAAGCTTGATGATACTTTGTGGGCATACCGTACAGCTTTTAAAACACCTATCGGGATGTCTCCTTATAGATTAGTGTTTGGAAAAGCATGTCATCTCCCTATTGAGTTGGAGCATAAAGCTTATTGGGCTGTAAAgaagtttaattttgatttgaaggCAGCAGGGGAAAAGCAACTTCTTCAATTGAATGAGATGGATGAGTTCCGGAATGATGCTTATGAAAATGCAAAGATCTACAAAGAACGGACAAAGAAGTGGCATGACAAACAAATTCTTAGGCGTGAGTTTGCTCCAAGATAGCAGGTTTTACTCTTCAATTCACGACTAAAACTCTTCCCGAGTAAGTTAAGATCAAGATGGACAGGTCCTTATACAATTGACAAAGTTTCATCTTTTGGAGCAATAGACATGAAGGACAAAGCAGGGCATATATTCAGAGTTAACGGTCAGAGATTGAAGCACTATTATGGAGAACAAGTGGAGAGGAAATGTGCACTTattcctcttggagatcttaaTTGATGAAGATTGAAAAGTCTGGTTGTAGTCTATAAAACAAGCGCTTATGGGAGGCAGCCCATAgaactttcttttattcttttattttttattatttatttgaataatttggattttgatgCTGGTATATTTTGCAGGAATAAAGAGCTGAAAATTACAAACTAATGAGGATTCACCATAAAACCAGGGAAGTTCCTTTcatttcttcaatctttctcacTTTTGAATTACAATTAGGACATTGTTTGGTTTAAGTTTGGGGGTGTAAACTCCTATAGTCTTGAGTTGTTGGATTCTCTTATCAAGCATGTATTTGAGTATGATTGAATTCTCTATGACTCTGAAATTTGTGATTGAGGAtggttttgagaaaaattttcaaaaattgctatTATGTCAGGCAGAGTTTTATGGGTACTTTGATTTAAATCTTTGTCCTTGAAAATAATTGAGCACacagtcattttttttctttaatccaTTTTGCTTATGAAGAGAAGGAGTTGAATTAACTAGGTTAGGGAAGTTCAATCTTGCTTTGCTCTAGAATCTGTTGATGGATCCTTGAGGCGAAATCCTAGTTGATACCAAATATTAGAGAAATGATCTAggaaaattttttcataaacaaAAAGCTTTCCCAGCCGTCCTGATTATCACGCCATCATTGCATGGTGTATTTCCATAGTCAACCCCCTTGAGCCTTATTTTACATAAGCctttatttgttcttttaacTACATAAACCATTCCCATTCCAAGCCTGAAAAACCATGAATTCACCCTACATCTTGAGAAAATACTTTGGTGGAAATTTGCATTTAAAGAGAAAGTtagttcaaattaaattttccacaTTATGTTTGCTCTATTTGATCAAAgtgtgaaaagaaaagaaagtgaaaggCAAGAATCAAAAAAAGGAAGGTTAAAGtggttgaaattttgaaaaggTTACGAGTGGTGTGGCTACTAGgattcggaaaaaaaaaaaagaaaaaaaagaaaaaaaaagcactccACTTATTGAGTAGAGCAACAATATTGTCATCAGTATTGAGCACATTGTCGAGAAAGAGCTATGGTGTGAATCCTATGGATATCTCTTTTATTGTTCTTTCTACCAAGTATTTTCCCAGTTTGCTTTGATTTTCCATATCCAATTCTTTCTTAGCCCTCACCCTGTGGCCTGTTATTACAACCTTGATTAAAGACCTTTTGATCTCtgattttggtgtttgattaCATTAGTGGAGAGGATTTCTGAAAATTGGACTTATGGGGTTAAGTTTTGAGAGaattcttttgattttagttgctctacttttatttgaatttgctGGTGGTTTGGAGTTAAATTAACTATTACATACACATACTCAAGGACTTAGCTTTAGTTAAAGTAAATGCTTAACTCTTGCTTGAcaaattgctaatttttttattgattttcctGCTATCTTTGATGTTAAAAGAGTAAGTTACTAGTGATGAAATCTAAATTCAGATCATGGCTTGGTGAGTGATGATATTTCTCAATGGGATCTAGTTgtattttgctttattttctttttgtttgaggacaaacaaagttctaagtttgggggtgtttgatGACTTACATAATTTGGTATAATTTATCACTtctcaactttaaactttagtctaattttatttatttttattgattttagacttcattattgttatttaaattttattgcagatttgaagaaaatgaagatttattcaaataaaagagaCGAAGCAGCTAGAGAGAATATTGGGTTTTGGATGAATGGAGGCTgaaggaagattttttttttctttggcttgAGAATTGGCATGAAAAGCGGGTCCCTTTTGGTTTTGAGGCAGGCGGTTTGACTTCATCTTGACAGAGAGGCACGCACGAATTGGAGAGATTGAGTGGGCTTTTTGGCTGCAACAAGTTTTGGGCTGGACTTTAAAAACGTAGGGCTAAAAGAGAACTAAAAAAGAGGCgctaaaagagagaaaaagaaaaggaggcgCTGAacagagagaacaaaaaaaaagaggcgCTGAAGTAGAAAAGGGGACTGAAcagaaaagaaactaaaaagaaaaagaaaaaagagagaggcaCTGAATTAAAGGGGGAAAAACgctgaaacaaaaagaagaagaaaagggagGCGTTGAAGGGCTGAAACAGAAAAGACAGAGGGTTGAAACTGAAAGGCAGAGGTGCTAAAACTGAAAGACAGAGGGCTGAAACTGAAAGGTAGAGGTGCTGAAACTGAAAGACAAAGACTGAACTAAGAGGACTAGGACAAGATATATTTTCagcatttattttcctttgaatctcctcaaaaaaaaatgatggtgaattcttttatgttgaatttaatttttagcacgaactaaattttctttattctaggaaaaTGATGTAATCTAATTCTAAACTATGCTTGCTTTTCTATGGTAATTTGAATTAATTCTCttcatgtttgtttgatttattttgagcttattgcttctaattaactagccattaattagatgattttgATCTTGTGATTTGCTGTCGAAAGAATGAATTATAGGatagatcttgaatatttcaaCATAGGCAAATATAGAGATCGAAAGACTTTTATGAACCTATGTATTAAAATTGTTGGTCTTAatgttttcttgctttattaaattgcatactcTTGTGTAAATTGATGAACAAGAATGTTTCCAATTGACTGTCGAAAGAGGCTTTTGGAAGAGTTTGGAGATTACTAACAAACAaagagaattaaattcaattagctagatgagtaaagcatagtgagagattaggtgaaatcgatttcctagaagtttctttctcattaagttgtttttcaagcaacatctttcttttcctctgcgtatcttttatttaaattgattttattttgaattccaattacAAAGACCTTAGCGACTTCTCTAGATAAAATTGAGATTagcataattttggtatttgtcaaaagtaagtTACCAATCCCTGAGGACAATACTCTTCTCATcattttactataaaactacGATACTGTGCACTTGCAGTTTTGCACCGATCAACTATCATCAAAACTAAGTGCCAAACTGAGAGCAACTGGGTGAAGTTCTTGAGGAAGAAATTTAGTGCCTTAATTCGATGGAATTGTTATTAGTGGAAGTGCCCACCCCCGCTACTACGATCTCCAAGATTAGACCACATCTTCATAGTTGGATTACAGAGTGCCACTTTCTATAAGGCGGATAGACTCTTGAGACAGTTCCAATATGAGCAAAGAATGCCCAATggataaagaagaagacattTCACTCCTGTCGACACAAATCCTACTTCTGCTGACTGAGTGGATCAGTCTTTTGTCAAGGTTCACTTTCATAGGATGACTACAGAATACTCTAACTGGTTGGTGGACAAGATTGCTGACAAGGAGGCTAACATGGTTGCTATGAGAAAGCAGTTTCTCAGAGACAATTTGGAAAGACACGATAATGACaactataaatttaaaagaagggACAAAGATGACAAAGTACCTAGCACAGAAGAAATCAATGATcaaccaaaagagaaaagactGAAGACAAAATGACCTTcttatttttggctttgaacatatttattttaaaagttgatgtgaaactcttatgtttaggaattatttaggACTTGCAGGTTAAGGGTTCTATTTAAGGTgtaggtttttgggttttttttttttttttttttttttttttttttttttttttaaaggtttggGTTTTAGAGtttggttttttgaattttgtgtaaTGACATGGTTTAATGGAATAGTTGAATTTTGGAAAAGAATTTTGCTTAATGGTCAAATGGTAGGCTTGAGGAAATTGTGACCAGACTAATGCATGATTGCCTACGTACCCCCTTTGTAGAAGGATCAGGTCATCATgtagttcattttttatttgcctTAAATTTTGCCTAGGTTGCCCTTTCGGTTTTTCAACATAGCAAGCTCTCtcgctcctttttctttttcactttccTTTTGCGTAGAttgcccttttgggttttcaacctaccttattttattttattttttttatcaagccTACGAAGagaaataacataatttacaaCCACTTTAGACATGGTGCTTTAAGACTGTCACCTTAGACGTGGTATTTCTTCAATTGATCCATGTTGGTTGGCTCAGTGAAAGGGTTTGCATCTAAATCCATCAACCTTACTGCTCCTTTAGAGTATATCTACTTGATAATGTATGGACCTGCCCAATTTTGCTTGAACTTCCCATTTGCATCTTGAATCGAGGCTTAGATCTCTTTCAACACTAAATCCCCCCATTTCAAATCTCTGGTTCTTACATTATTGTCAAAAGCTTTCCTAAGCCTCCTTTGGTAACCTTGAAAGTGATACAAGGCTTTGAGTCTCTTTTCATCCAGCATGCATAACTGGTCATGCCTACTTTGCAACCAATTTGCTTCAGAGATTTCACTTTTCAGTACTGTCCTTAGTGAACGAACACCCATTTCAATGGAAGGACTGCTTCCATCCCATACACCAATGAATAAGGAGTGGCTCTTATGGAAGATCGAATTGATGTCCTATATCCCCAGTGTGCATGGGGAAATTATAGGTGCCAATCCTTGCAATTTTTCGTGCTTTTCTTCAAGATTCACCCTATATTTTTGTTAGTGGCCTCAACTGCTCCATTATTTTGAGGATGATAAGGTGAAGATTTATGGTGCTAAATGTTGAACTGTTGTAGTAGCTTTTCTATTTCTCCTTTGAAATACAACCCATTGTCAAAGATAATTTCATGTGGTACCCCATATCTGTAGATAATATTGGTCTGAATGAATTGAGCAACTTTCTTTGAATTTAGAACCTTGAATAAGGCAACTtctacccatttagtgaagtaatcaatgGCTACGAGTATGAATTCGTGGCCATTAGATGTTGTTGGGTGAATCTTCCTAATAATGTCTATTCCCATGTGGAGAAGGGCCAAGGAGAAGTCATAGTATGTAGTGGCATGGGTGGCATGTGCTTCAGATCTCCATGGACTTGGCAT encodes:
- the LOC115990464 gene encoding uncharacterized protein LOC115990464; translated protein: MADGEQNAQPPTLKDYVRPVVNENNSGIRRQTINANNFELKPALISMVPQAQFGGSPLNDPNIHLAMFLEICNTVKMNGVTEDTIRLRLFPFSLRDKARGWLQSLQLGSITSWQDMAEKFLAKFFPPAKTAQLRSEIGQFRQNDFESLYEAWERYKDLIRRCPQHGFSNWLQIQMFYNGLNGQTQTIVDAASSGTLMSKTVKGVTSLLEEMVLNNYQWPIERTMAKKVAGIHELDPFAALSAQVASLSHQVSTLTTQRIPQSAEYVAVSSMTVPMNEVSQEQVQYINNRNYNYRGNPMPNYYHPGLRNHENFSYGNTKNVLQPPPGFDSQPSEKKMSLEDAMVSFVEETKARFKKSDSRLDNIETHCNNMAATMKNLEVQIGQLATTINAQQR